The Drosophila bipectinata strain 14024-0381.07 chromosome 2L, DbipHiC1v2, whole genome shotgun sequence genome has a segment encoding these proteins:
- the LOC122321691 gene encoding larval cuticle protein 65Ab1-like has translation MASTKLVIFAAMVALMASTCSADSLLDALFPTIVSQYYKQAPTQEGYRFNLEEPNGSKREEMGVLLNPGTDKQELVVMGAYSTYDEKTDTETTTMYTADKNGYKARYQIKNRKLAGPTLKTAAG, from the exons ATGGCTTCGACAAAGCTG GTAATCTTCGCTGCCATGGTGGCCCTAATGGCATCCACCTGCTCGGCTGACAGTCTCCTGGACGCCCTTTTTCCGACCATCGTGTCGCAATATTACAAACAAGCTCCGACCCAAGAGGGTTACCGTTTCAA TCTGGAGGAGCCCAATGGCAGCAAGCGCGAGGAAATGGGCGTCCTCCTCAATCCGGGCACCGACAAGCAGGAACTCGTGGTGATGGGTGCCTACTCCACGTACGACGAAAAGACCGACACGGAAACCACGACCATGTACACGGCCGACAAGAACGGTTACAAGGCCCGCTACCAGATCAAGAACCGCAAACTGGCGGGTCCCACCCTGAAGACTGCGGCTGGTTAA